From Halotia branconii CENA392, the proteins below share one genomic window:
- the ssuE gene encoding NADPH-dependent FMN reductase, whose product MTNILAIAGSPSHPSRTYAILEYAAKLLQQQGLDVDIISVRDFPAEDLVFGRYDSPALEQPKALLEKADGVIIATPIYKAAYTGVLKAFLDLLPQKALSGKVILPIATGGTIAHLLAVEYALKPILSELGARHILASFYGVDKQIQLETDGSLQLDEDIEQRLNDALKELIEAVKYSPIESPELAHAN is encoded by the coding sequence ATGACTAATATTTTAGCGATCGCTGGTAGTCCTTCTCATCCATCTAGAACCTACGCCATTTTGGAATATGCCGCCAAGCTTTTACAACAACAGGGCTTGGATGTTGACATTATTTCAGTTCGTGATTTTCCGGCTGAAGACTTGGTTTTTGGACGATATGATAGCCCAGCTTTAGAACAGCCAAAAGCCTTATTAGAAAAAGCTGATGGTGTAATAATTGCCACCCCAATTTACAAAGCTGCTTACACAGGCGTACTCAAAGCTTTTTTGGATTTGCTGCCGCAAAAAGCATTGTCAGGAAAAGTCATACTACCAATCGCCACTGGTGGGACAATCGCTCATTTATTAGCGGTTGAGTATGCCCTGAAGCCGATCTTATCTGAGTTAGGCGCACGACACATACTTGCCAGCTTTTATGGAGTAGATAAACAAATTCAACTGGAAACCGATGGTAGTTTGCAGCTTGATGAGGATATTGAGCAAAGGCTCAACGATGCTCTCAAAGAATTGATCGAAGCGGTGAAATATTCTCCGATAGAGTCTCCAGAATTAGCTCATGCGAATTAA
- a CDS encoding ATP-binding cassette domain-containing protein, producing the protein MRPEIRGASLQVRGLSKTFGKQQVLHNLDLEIASGEFVAVVGRSGCGKSTLLRLLAGLEPPTTGGILINGETLRQINHSARVMFQDARLLMWRRVLENVGLGLRHNWQIKAQWALEQVGLADRAQEWPAVLSGGQRQRVALARALVSQPRLLLLDEPLGALDALTRIEMQRLISNIWQEQKFTALLITHDVEEAVALADRVVLIESGKVAMDFEITLSRPRHRGDAACAAIIEHIYERVLNPGATSKRNLLSLNTRSF; encoded by the coding sequence ATGAGACCAGAGATTAGAGGAGCAAGTTTGCAGGTAAGGGGTTTGAGTAAAACCTTTGGCAAACAGCAAGTCTTACACAATTTAGATTTGGAGATTGCATCCGGTGAATTTGTCGCAGTTGTCGGTCGTAGCGGTTGTGGCAAAAGTACCTTACTGCGTTTGTTGGCAGGTTTGGAGCCTCCAACTACTGGGGGTATTTTAATCAACGGAGAAACTTTGCGGCAGATTAACCACTCTGCACGGGTGATGTTTCAAGATGCTCGATTACTAATGTGGCGAAGGGTATTAGAAAATGTTGGGTTAGGTTTGCGTCACAACTGGCAAATAAAGGCGCAATGGGCGCTAGAGCAAGTCGGGTTGGCAGACCGCGCCCAAGAATGGCCGGCTGTTCTTTCAGGGGGACAGCGCCAACGAGTAGCCTTAGCAAGAGCTTTGGTAAGCCAGCCGCGTTTACTTTTGCTTGACGAGCCATTAGGGGCGCTGGATGCTCTCACCCGGATTGAAATGCAACGGCTAATTTCTAATATTTGGCAGGAGCAAAAGTTTACGGCATTGCTGATTACTCACGATGTAGAAGAAGCTGTAGCCCTGGCAGATCGAGTAGTGCTGATTGAATCAGGAAAAGTAGCAATGGATTTTGAAATTACTCTTTCTCGTCCTCGTCATCGCGGCGATGCTGCCTGTGCTGCCATTATCGAACACATTTATGAGCGAGTTTTAAATCCGGGAGCTACTAGCAAGAGAAATTTACTTTCACTTAATACGAGGAGTTTTTGA
- the ssuC gene encoding aliphatic sulfonate ABC transporter permease SsuC, translated as MRKKLPKLWLKQAIPWIVPTLLIILWQLLVQFGLLPERVLPAPTAVIKAAITLASSGELLRHIITSSIRAFVGLLIGGSIGFILGLLNGIFPVAEKLLDSSMQMLRNIPHLAMIPLVIVWFGIGEEAKIFLVAIGVMFPIYLNTYHGIHTVDKGLLEMGKVYGLKPWEQFWQIILPGAMPSILIGLRYALGIMWLTLIVAETIAADSGIGYMAMNAREFMQTDVIVFSILVYALLGKLADTSAKLLEEKLLQWHPSYQIA; from the coding sequence ATGCGAAAAAAGTTGCCTAAATTGTGGCTGAAGCAAGCCATACCTTGGATAGTACCAACATTATTAATTATTCTTTGGCAGTTACTAGTCCAGTTTGGTTTACTTCCAGAGCGCGTGTTACCAGCACCAACAGCAGTAATTAAAGCTGCAATTACTTTAGCAAGTTCCGGCGAACTGCTGCGTCATATTATTACCAGTTCAATCCGCGCCTTTGTAGGTTTGCTAATTGGTGGCTCAATTGGGTTTATTTTGGGGTTACTAAATGGGATTTTTCCAGTAGCAGAGAAGCTATTAGATAGCTCAATGCAAATGCTGCGGAATATTCCTCATTTAGCGATGATTCCTTTAGTGATTGTCTGGTTTGGGATTGGGGAAGAAGCCAAAATCTTTTTAGTTGCGATCGGGGTAATGTTTCCTATTTATTTGAATACCTATCATGGCATCCATACGGTTGACAAAGGATTGTTAGAAATGGGCAAAGTCTACGGACTAAAACCTTGGGAACAGTTCTGGCAAATTATTTTACCTGGAGCTATGCCCTCGATTTTAATTGGTCTGCGCTACGCTTTGGGAATTATGTGGCTGACTTTAATTGTGGCAGAAACGATCGCGGCGGATTCTGGGATTGGCTACATGGCAATGAATGCCCGCGAATTTATGCAAACAGATGTCATCGTTTTCAGCATTTTAGTTTATGCCTTACTAGGTAAACTTGCTGATACAAGTGCCAAATTGCTAGAAGAAAAGTTACTGCAATGGCATCCCAGCTATCAAATAGCTTAG
- the ssuD gene encoding FMNH2-dependent alkanesulfonate monooxygenase, with product MQLLWFIPTHGDSRYLGTSNGGRAMNFPYLRQIAQAVDDLGYTGALLPTGRSCEDAWVVASTLASVTQKMRFLVAVRPGLMSPTVVARMAATFDRLSNGRLLINVVTGGDPVELAGDGVHLSHENRYELTDEFLTVWRAIASGEETNFNGKYFNIQGGKLLFPPLQAPYPPLWFGGSSAIAQKIAAKHVDSYLTWGEPPQQVAEKIDTVRRLAAAEGRTLKFGIRLHVIVRETQSQAWEAAEKLISYVDDEAISSAQKVYARLDSEGQRRMTQLHNGSREALEISPNLWAGVGLVRGGAGTALVGDPDTVVARMLEYTNLGIDTFILSGYPHLEEAYRVAELLFPRLPLQNLPVTNQQVMLSPFGEIVANQSFPKSKTAQLTVD from the coding sequence ATGCAACTACTTTGGTTTATTCCTACTCATGGAGATAGTCGTTATCTCGGCACTTCAAACGGAGGACGAGCGATGAATTTTCCTTATCTGCGGCAGATTGCCCAAGCGGTAGATGACCTTGGTTATACAGGGGCTTTGTTACCTACAGGGCGTTCTTGCGAGGATGCTTGGGTGGTAGCTTCGACCCTTGCCTCAGTTACGCAAAAAATGCGTTTTTTAGTAGCAGTTCGTCCTGGTTTAATGTCGCCGACAGTAGTGGCACGAATGGCAGCAACCTTCGATCGCTTATCTAACGGACGCTTATTGATAAATGTAGTTACAGGTGGCGATCCGGTGGAGTTAGCAGGAGATGGAGTACATCTGAGTCATGAAAATCGCTATGAGTTGACAGATGAGTTTTTAACCGTATGGCGGGCGATCGCATCTGGAGAAGAAACTAACTTTAATGGGAAATATTTCAATATTCAAGGTGGTAAACTGTTGTTCCCTCCGCTACAAGCGCCCTATCCGCCATTGTGGTTTGGGGGTTCATCGGCGATCGCACAAAAAATTGCTGCCAAGCACGTTGATTCTTACCTAACTTGGGGCGAACCGCCGCAGCAAGTAGCTGAGAAAATCGACACTGTACGCAGATTAGCCGCGGCCGAGGGACGCACTTTAAAGTTTGGCATTCGCCTACACGTAATTGTCCGCGAGACGCAAAGCCAAGCTTGGGAAGCTGCCGAAAAATTAATTAGTTATGTAGATGATGAGGCAATTTCTTCTGCTCAAAAGGTTTACGCCCGGTTAGATTCTGAAGGACAACGGCGGATGACGCAGTTGCATAATGGCAGCCGAGAAGCACTAGAAATTAGTCCGAATCTGTGGGCAGGAGTTGGTTTAGTACGTGGCGGTGCGGGAACTGCTTTAGTCGGAGATCCTGACACTGTTGTCGCGCGGATGTTGGAATATACCAACCTCGGAATTGATACTTTTATTCTCTCTGGCTATCCCCACTTAGAAGAAGCCTATCGCGTTGCCGAACTCCTATTTCCGCGTTTGCCTTTACAGAATCTACCTGTAACAAATCAGCAAGTAATGCTCAGTCCCTTTGGTGAGATTGTCGCAAATCAAAGTTTCCCCAAATCAAAAACAGCTCAATTAACTGTGGATTGA
- a CDS encoding sulfonate ABC transporter substrate-binding protein has translation MSVVVCACKPTDSLNLHSDRPVTNISSNQSVENKTIRIGYQKYGTLNILKAQGSLEQRLKPEGITIQWLQFPAGPQLLEALNAGSIDYGHTGEAPPIFAQAAGAPLIYIAHEPPNPKGEAILVAKDSPIQDVAGLKGKKVALNKASNVHFFLVRAIAAAGLKYSDIKPVFLPPAEARAAFEQGRVDAWAIWDPFLTAAQRATGARVLKNAENLAANREFYLAAKPFADQYSDRIKAILEETQKVDDWAKANPTEVAKLLSPQLGIDVPSLVEISQRRPYGVQPMQSEVVVYQQQIADTFFKLGLLPKQLEVKQVAQVPKK, from the coding sequence TTGAGCGTAGTAGTATGTGCTTGTAAACCTACGGATTCGCTAAATCTGCATAGCGATCGCCCGGTTACGAATATCAGTTCTAATCAAAGCGTTGAAAACAAAACAATTCGCATTGGTTATCAAAAGTACGGTACACTCAACATTCTCAAAGCCCAGGGGAGTTTAGAGCAACGATTGAAACCTGAAGGAATTACCATACAATGGCTTCAATTTCCTGCGGGGCCTCAACTGCTAGAAGCTTTGAATGCAGGTAGTATTGACTACGGCCATACAGGAGAAGCTCCACCGATTTTTGCTCAAGCGGCGGGCGCACCTTTGATATATATTGCTCACGAGCCACCCAATCCCAAAGGGGAAGCAATTTTAGTCGCTAAAGATTCGCCAATTCAAGACGTAGCTGGGTTGAAAGGCAAAAAGGTCGCTCTCAATAAAGCTTCAAACGTGCATTTCTTTTTAGTTCGGGCAATCGCCGCCGCCGGGTTGAAGTATAGCGATATTAAACCAGTTTTTCTGCCACCAGCAGAGGCACGAGCAGCTTTTGAACAGGGAAGGGTGGATGCTTGGGCAATTTGGGATCCATTTTTAACCGCCGCGCAACGGGCGACAGGAGCGCGAGTATTGAAGAATGCAGAGAATTTGGCGGCGAATCGGGAGTTTTATTTAGCTGCTAAACCCTTTGCCGATCAATATAGCGATCGCATTAAAGCAATTTTAGAAGAAACCCAGAAGGTAGATGATTGGGCTAAAGCGAATCCCACAGAAGTAGCAAAGTTGCTGTCGCCGCAGTTAGGAATTGATGTACCGAGTTTAGTAGAAATTTCCCAGCGTCGTCCTTATGGTGTCCAACCAATGCAGAGCGAAGTTGTGGTATATCAGCAACAAATAGCGGATACGTTCTTCAAATTAGGACTGCTACCTAAGCAATTAGAAGTAAAACAGGTAGCACAAGTACCGAAAAAGTAG
- a CDS encoding FAD-binding domain-containing protein: MYLLWFRRDLRLTDNEIVTLATANGAAVLPLFIVDPWFYTWADVGKARVRFLFESLKNLDYNLRNLGSRLYLFEGNSTDIVQQLTKQLIEQGYQPSLLFNRDVQVEYGISRDKNVIDFYKELKLDYHVGLNNFLQLSENRVQWYNEYYSYQRQPQHQTPQTINTPDLSVNLPQLTFEELKHKYHNFWAVEKVYFPGGETQAISKLDSFLKSRYQGYHWKLSRPMLSQMGATSHLSSHLTFGTISVRNVYQKIKARAEELKNQPASDFSLKAFRERLRWHDSFTQRLYFHPEIAYKNRYPEFDSLYTPEPLSSAKQELFQAWQQGMTGFPLIDASMRQLKTMGWMNFRMRAMCATFLTINCGISWHHGAKHYMNYLVDGDLAINNWQWQMQAGVTNPLSDTFRIYNPNKNISEKDPDGSFIYHF, encoded by the coding sequence ATGTACCTTTTGTGGTTCCGTCGAGATTTGCGGCTAACTGATAACGAGATAGTCACACTAGCAACCGCTAACGGTGCAGCAGTCTTACCATTGTTCATTGTTGACCCTTGGTTTTATACCTGGGCTGATGTGGGAAAGGCAAGAGTCAGGTTTTTATTTGAGTCTTTAAAAAACTTGGACTACAACCTGCGAAATTTAGGTAGTCGGTTATACTTATTTGAAGGCAATTCCACAGACATTGTGCAACAGTTGACTAAACAGCTAATAGAGCAAGGATATCAGCCATCACTTTTGTTTAACCGCGACGTACAGGTAGAGTATGGAATTAGTCGAGACAAAAATGTAATCGATTTCTACAAAGAATTAAAACTTGATTACCACGTTGGATTAAATAACTTTCTACAATTATCAGAAAATCGCGTTCAATGGTATAACGAGTATTATAGTTACCAAAGACAACCCCAACATCAAACACCTCAAACTATCAATACACCGGATTTAAGCGTTAACCTACCGCAGTTAACTTTTGAAGAACTAAAACACAAATACCATAATTTTTGGGCAGTAGAAAAAGTTTACTTTCCAGGGGGAGAAACGCAAGCAATCTCCAAATTAGATTCATTTTTGAAGAGTAGATATCAAGGATATCACTGGAAACTGTCACGTCCAATGTTGTCACAAATGGGTGCAACATCACATTTGTCTTCTCATCTGACTTTTGGAACTATTTCTGTTCGTAATGTCTATCAAAAAATTAAAGCCAGAGCAGAAGAACTAAAAAATCAGCCCGCATCAGACTTCTCCTTAAAAGCATTTCGGGAGCGTTTGCGTTGGCATGATAGTTTTACACAGCGTCTTTACTTTCACCCAGAAATAGCTTACAAAAACCGTTACCCAGAATTTGATAGTTTGTACACACCAGAACCGCTATCATCTGCTAAACAAGAATTATTTCAGGCGTGGCAGCAAGGAATGACAGGTTTTCCACTAATTGATGCCAGTATGCGACAACTAAAAACAATGGGCTGGATGAATTTTCGGATGAGGGCGATGTGTGCCACATTCTTGACTATCAACTGTGGTATTTCGTGGCATCATGGAGCTAAACATTACATGAACTATTTAGTAGATGGCGACTTGGCAATTAATAATTGGCAGTGGCAAATGCAAGCAGGTGTAACTAATCCCTTGAGCGATACTTTTAGAATATATAATCCAAACAAAAATATTTCAGAGAAAGACCCAGACGGAAGTTTTATTTATCACTTTTAG
- a CDS encoding spore photoproduct lyase family protein, whose amino-acid sequence MPQQVMFTPAALDEPWGQQILQRVQALGLPIIELQRNRLRSLRGEDERETYDIAKRTLAVVTAPPSHFKLSPIRPSADWQFHIAEGCPAHCQYCYLAGSLSGPPVIRTFANLPQILDNLTNYERPDQLTTYEVSCYTDPLGIEHLTGSLAESIRYFATRSNAHLRWVSKFDAVDGLLDLPHNRHTRCRMSVNAAPISGKFEGGTASVISRLGALRQLADSRYPIGLVIAPIMPIDDWQIHYRRLFDSISEAIDLNCALTFELISHRFTPGSKEVLQTWYPYSQLDMDEEKRRLKRNKFGGFKYVYDANTMKIMKHFFEAEIQQRFPNAKILYWT is encoded by the coding sequence ATGCCTCAACAAGTCATGTTTACTCCGGCTGCTTTAGATGAGCCTTGGGGACAACAAATTTTGCAACGCGTTCAGGCTTTAGGCTTGCCGATTATTGAGTTACAACGTAACCGTTTAAGAAGCTTGCGTGGTGAAGATGAGCGCGAAACTTATGATATTGCCAAACGTACTCTTGCTGTCGTCACTGCACCGCCTAGTCACTTCAAACTTAGTCCTATACGACCCTCGGCTGATTGGCAATTTCATATTGCTGAGGGTTGTCCTGCCCATTGCCAATATTGTTACTTAGCAGGTAGTTTATCTGGTCCACCTGTTATTCGTACTTTTGCTAATTTACCGCAAATTTTAGACAACTTAACCAATTACGAGCGACCTGACCAACTCACAACTTATGAGGTTAGTTGTTACACTGACCCACTTGGGATTGAGCATTTAACAGGTAGCCTTGCTGAATCTATCCGTTACTTCGCTACTCGTAGCAATGCTCATTTGCGCTGGGTATCCAAGTTTGATGCAGTAGATGGCTTACTTGATTTACCTCACAATAGACATACTCGTTGCCGGATGAGCGTTAATGCTGCACCGATTTCCGGTAAATTTGAAGGCGGTACAGCCTCAGTGATCTCACGTCTTGGGGCATTACGTCAATTAGCTGATAGCCGCTATCCAATTGGATTAGTAATTGCGCCAATTATGCCTATAGATGATTGGCAAATACATTATCGTCGATTGTTTGACTCTATTAGCGAAGCCATTGATCTCAATTGCGCTCTCACTTTTGAGTTAATTTCCCACCGCTTTACACCAGGGTCAAAAGAAGTTCTACAGACTTGGTATCCATATTCCCAATTAGATATGGATGAGGAAAAACGCCGACTAAAGCGTAATAAGTTTGGTGGATTTAAATATGTTTATGATGCTAACACAATGAAAATCATGAAGCACTTTTTTGAAGCAGAGATTCAGCAGCGTTTTCCAAATGCAAAAATACTATATTGGACTTAG